The following proteins are co-located in the Delphinus delphis chromosome 5, mDelDel1.2, whole genome shotgun sequence genome:
- the GPRIN3 gene encoding G protein-regulated inducer of neurite outgrowth 3: MGTVPDPLRSAKTSLIAASGKEEDLGEVQAASPQTQPAVLGRNTNGLSGTPAEPDLSPRTAAEALMQASEDEAAQPAMSSAGIVNEVGKASPTFNSPGNTQLPGSREPAAPAPCSAAGKDLIHVAFTIPANQHTHPAIPGDQPNSSLPSGPEDTLVKSQRTADGEQAEKSSCPVGGIRGKDQVPPYSPSQETIQGMVQPADTAPKAFSPASAPVGGPEGARQQAVCDSQTRSCESPAREVRCSENRPPSPTTSDPQAVTSVAPQSSHLPSEGSVFPPDPEKMLPPAQPQGARFREVSTMTSQAENEIKEVPPRAQQDAEVQAVASVESRSVSTSPSILTAFLKETPAPEQFEQEQLRVVCRGSGRVSHTLELSASTPAPREAGQCLGIMPEVHIQSAAAVSAAFRGEGKSASLPAEVLKTSSIHVASSNAQATCKEDGRAAGMTQVGQEPASRQLLGTNSTSLKASLSDQISISAGCQAETSHGLGKVETKPSEFAAEATNGHKPDPDWKLSNSCGPASRADQPGNLDLTNQGDTREKQLASPQIVREQESSGTDILDPRARAEAKTVLLNPKSQESRGTASAASPTPSPVRRSQEGGVEENRQPKTATSLSLPSDSMGDSSPGSGKRTPSRSVKASPRRASRVSEFLKEQKLNVTAAAAQVGLTPGEKKKHLGADARLQLKQSKRVRDVVWDEQGMTWEVYGASLDPESLGVAIQNHLQRQIREHEKLIKSQSSQSRRSISSDTSSNKKLKGRQPSVFQSMLQNFRRPNCCIRPAPSSVLD, translated from the coding sequence ATGGGGACTGTACCTGACCCTCTGAGATCGGCTAAAACTTCCCTGATTGCAGCTTCTGGAAAAGAAGAGGACCTGGGAGAGGTTCAGGCTGCTTCACCTCAGACTCAACCAGCCGTCCTGGGTAGGAACACCAATGGCCTTTCTGGCACTCCTGCAGAGCCAGACCTCAGTCCCAGGACAGCTGCTGAGGCCCTGATGCAGGCCAGTGAGGATGAGGCCGCGCAGCCAGCCATGTCGTCTGCTGGCATTGTCAATGAGGTGGGGAAAGCATCTCCCACGTTCAACTCTCCTGGCAATACCCAGCTGCCAGGGAGCAGGGAGCCCGCAGCGCCAGCCCCGTGTTCTGCGGCAGGAAAGGATCTGATACACGTAGCGTTCACCATACCAGCCAATCAGCACACCCACCCGGCCATCCCAGGGGACCAGCCCAACTCCAGCCTCCCATCAGGACCTGAAGACACCCTGGTGAAATCACAGAGAACTGCAGACGGAGAGCAAGCTGAGAAGTCAAGTTGTCCGGTGGGAGGGATCCGTGGCAAAGATCAGGTGCCCCCTTATTCTCCTTCTCAAGAAACCATCCAGGGAATGGTGCAACCTGCAGATACAGCACCCAAGGCGTTCAGCCCTGCCTCCGCTCCTGTAGGTGGACCTGAAGGGGCAAGGCAGCAAGCCGTCTGCGATTCCCAGACGAGGTCCTGTGAATCTCCAGCCAGAGAAGTTAGATGTTCGGAGAACAGACCACCCTCTCCCACGACCTCAGACCCCCAGGCCGTGACTTCGGTGGCACCCCAATCATCCCACCTCCCTAGCGAAGGGTCCGTGTTTCCTCCAGATCCAGAGAAGATGCTGCCACCAGCACAGCCTCAGGGGGCAAGGTTCAGAGAAGTGAGTACGATGACCAGCCAAGCTGAAAATGAGATCAAGGAGGTTCCCCCCAGGGCTCAGCAAGATGCTGAGGTGCAGGCAGTGGCCAGTGTGGAGAGCAGATCGGTGTCTACCAGCCCCAGCATTCTCACTGCGTTCTTAAAGGAAACCCCCGCTCCAGAGCAGTTCGAACAGGAGCAGCTGCGTGTCGTCTGCCGCGGCAGTGGCCGCGTAAGCCACACGTTGGAGCTGTCTGCAAGCACCCCAGCCCCCCGGGAGGCGGGTCAGTGCCTTGGCATCATGCCAGAGGTGCACATCCAGTCAGCTGCAGCTGTTTCTGCAGCTTTCCGGGGGGAAGGTAAATCAGCGAGCCTACCGGCTGAGGTCCTTAAAACCTCATCAATCCACGTGGCATCCAGTAACGCTCAGGCTACATGTAAAGAAGATGGGAGGGCAGCGGGAATGACCCAGGTGGGGCAAGAGCCCGCCTCTAGACAGCTTTTGGGTACTAATTCTACCTCCCTGAAAGCTAGCCTCAGTGACCAGATTTCTATCAGTGCAGGATGTCAAGCGGAAACAAGTCACGGATTAGGGAAAGTTGAAACGAAGCCATCTGAGTTTGCAGCGGAAGCCACCAATGGCCACAAACCGGACCCAGACTGGAAACTCTCCAATTCTTGTGGCCCTGCCAGCAGAGCTGACCAGCCCGGGAACTTGGATCTCACGAATCAAGGGGACACAAGAGAGAAGCAGCTTGCATCTCCTCAGATAGTAAGAGAACAAGAATCTTCCGGCACCGATATCCTGGACCCGAGGGCAAGGGCAGAGGCCAAAACTGTACTGCTCAATCCTAAATCTCAAGAAAGTAGAGGCACCGCCTCAGCTGCCAGCCCTACACCCTCCCCAGTTAGGAGGAGCCAGGAGGGCGGCGTGGAAGAAAATAGACAGCCCAAGACAGCCACCAGCCTAAGCCTGCCGTCTGATTCCATGGGGGACTCCAGTCCCGGTTCTGGCAAGAGAACCCCTTCTCGCTCCGTCAAAGCCAGTCCCCGCCGGGCCAGCCGGGTCAGCGAGTTCCTCAAGGAGCAGAAGTTAAACGTGACGGCAGCTGCCGCCCAGGTGGGACTCACTCcgggagagaagaaaaagcaccTGGGTGCTGACGCCAGGCTGCAGTTGAAACAGTCCAAGCGTGTCCGGGACGTGGTGTGGGACGAGCAGGGCATGACCTGGGAGGTGTACGGCGCTTCCCTGGACCCAGAGTCCCTGGGCGTCGCCATCCAGAACCATTTACAACGACAAATCAGGGAACACGAGAAATTAATCAAATCTCAAAGCAGCCAGAGCCGGAGATCCATCTCCTCGGATACTTCTTCCAATAAAAAGCTCAAAGGCAGGCAGCCCAGTGTTTTCCAGTCCATGTTGCAGAACTTCCGACGGCCCAACTGCTGCATTCGTCCTGCTCCTTCTTCTGTATTAGATTGA